The window CACAATGTCGGGACTAGCGATCCGCTGGAAGCTCTCGACGTACTTTCGATAGCTACCTTGAACGGCGTGAAGGATTCCAAAGGGATTCATTTATCAAACTTCCTCAATCACACGTGCGACTCAGTCCCGTTGTTCTTTGGAATTAAGAGTCAATTCTAAAAGGTCATAAACCGTAGCAATCCCTAGAAGCTTTTCGGTGGAGTCACCGGTTTCAGTAATCAGGACTGCTTCAAGGTCAGGCGCTACCGCAAAGCAGTAACGCATCTCATCAACCGTCATGGTTTTAGGAACAAACTGACTGGTTCCCTGACTCTGCTCTAGGCTGAGCACGTCAGCAACAGTTGCTCCATCTAGATTTACAGAAGGACTAGTGTGCAATACGTGTTGAGCAACCCAGCGTGTAAGCCCATTCTCCGTCAGCAAGCCATGAAATTTCTTATCTGAATAAACAGGAAACTGGGAAAAATCGCGTTGGGCAATAGTATTGAAAACTGAAGCCAGAGTATCTTCAAGAGCAACACAATCGACATCTACTTTAAATCGCGGATAAATAAGTTTCGGGTTAACCATTCGTTCAAAAATAGCCTCAATTCGTTCAACTGCAACTATTGAAGGTGAGAATAGTGGTTCAGCACTATGAGTAATTGCATTTCTTATGCTAGCAAATGCATCTAGATCAAAACGATCTTTTTGATCCACGCGCCTTTCAAAATATTTTTGAGTCATTTGGGTAAACCGAGCCTCAGGGGGAACACCCAGCGAAACACGAAGGTGCTGCTCAACAAAATTAAAAGTAGTTATAAATCTCTTTGCCAAAATGTCTTCATTCATTTACGAATTTACCTCTCGAGAATAGTTGGAAATGAAAAACTGGCTATCAAAAATTAGTTGAGAAAAATACGAAACTCGGTACCAAGGTGCTAATTCTGGAAATTGTTGAATATTCAAAGAAATAATATTAGCAAGATCAGCACGACCTGCGTTCGTCACTACATTAATAAACGTAAGTATTATATTGTTATAAAATTCTTCTGGCATATCTCTAATATCAGAATCTCCCAATGAAGTAGCAATTTGTGAAAATGAGATATTATTTATTTCTATTGGGTTAGAACAGAAGTATGCTGATTGAGAGTTTGGTTTATAAACTATGTAGTGTTCATCGTCATCTTGAAGTAGACCAATTTCAACAGGATCGAAAAAAGCAGTAGCATCTACGGTTGTCGAATTAATATGATTCCTGTTCAAAACATTAACAGTATGAAATTCGGGGCATGCATAATAAACGTTTTGGAACCTATTACGTAGTTCTACAAGTAATTTTTGCTGGTCAGAGGTATTACGATGGTGAAGATACATGCGAAAATATTCAGGATCAACAAAATTATTCTCTGGTGCTCTAGCATTTTTTCTTCGGATTACTCTTGGTATTTTGAATTGTACAAAAATAGGAGTGCCACCACTTTGTAGGCGTACATCATATCCACCACCTGCTCCACCTTCCTCACGAAGTGATGGAAAGCTTGGGACAGCCGTTACTGTAGCAAGACGGCGTTCAATATTGTGTGTTAGAGCATAACCAAAGGTAAACTCAGAAAACTCCGTCGTATAAATTCCTCCTTTTTTTATCACGGTTCTATCCCCATCTTTAAAGTCTGATCTTGCTCAGAGAGTGACTTCTTGGGTCGCCCTCGCTGGCTGTTTGGTTTCCTGGAGGTTACAGTTCCTGCTACAGGCACCACCGGAGGCGGGAGCAATTCGTGGTAGTCACGTGGCACCACAGGGCCAAACTCAACCTCAAGACGTGCCCACGCTTCGAGAACAAGCCGTCGGGTTCTGTACTCACCAAACTCTTTCTCATCGTTCTGCTTCAATACTCGAAATGTCTCGCCTGGAAAGGTGGTGGTGGGCTCTGCTGGCAGGAGGTGTGGACCACTGCATGTTGGGTCTTCTTCAGGGTCGAGTATATTAATCAACTCAGCGTCGGAAAGACCATTGGGATCGAGGATGTAGCGGAGCTGCTTGCGTGTGAGGCCATAGAGCCGTGCGAAGTAAGCATCAAGTTCCGCTTTCAGAAGCGCCCGGCGATCCTCATCCCATACAAATGGGGGGCCGTCAAACCCCATTTGTATGGCGAAATCTTGCATCTCCCATGAGGTGTATACGAGCTCAAGTACTCTTGAACCAATATATTCAAAATCATCTTTTTCATAAGCTTGAGGTGGAAGTACGGCAAGCTGCTTGATGTAAAAAAAGTTTAGATTAGGGCCTCCAACTTTTTGCCGCATAATGAAATCCTGAACCAATGAGTTTAAATTGGCCAAAAATATAGCAGATTTCTTAGCATCTGATTCTGAAAAATCAATAAGCGGCGAGCTGTTTCCAACCCCAGATAAAGGGAGAATAGTAAATATTCCGGTCCTGACATCTGTATTTCTGGCATTATTTCGAAATCCAATTAGCCATTTGGGAATCCGGCATTCTACTAGCATCGCGGCGGTCTCCAGAAGCATTACTTCCTTCTTTGCCGCATCTTCCGTAGCAAAAGCATCTGCGATGCATACGGCTTCGGAATCAGTAAGAGGAAACTCACGCTCCATCGCGCGGTACCCCGCTTGCTTGGTTATGTAATCGATAGCATCTGACTGAAGAGAGGCAAACAGAGAACCTGCACGGGCTTGTACAATCTCTTCACCCAGTTTAGCTTTGGCAACATCACCTGCATCGCCCCGGTTTAAGCAGTGGCCACCGAGCCAGTCTAGCAGCATACGGCGAATTCCAGGATGATCCTGTGCCTTAACCAAAGAGAGTAGCGGCGATGGAACTCGTGCTACCTTGGCAATAACTGCATCTCGTTCAACCCAATAGCGTGGGCGTACCCTATAGTTTGGGTCACGTTTTTCTTCCAAAGTAACAGGGCGTGTCTCAGCGTCTTCGTCATCGACGCTTCCCTCATAGGTAGCGAAGCGGTGATCGAACTGGTGAAGCATCTTTGCCTCGTATAGAGGCAGCCACTCCGTAGCATTGCTTTGCTGGCTCACAACCACCACCCTGAAAGTTGGAGATAACAGGCTTCTTCGGTATGTGACGGAGGCGTGAACCAACGAGCAAGGGAAACCCGAATGAGACTCCCCGCAGGAATAACCGTTACTGGTTGCTCCACTCCAACATATGGCATTTTATATGTCTTGTCTTGCCATGATACGACATAGTAGGCTTTGCCATTCAAACGCAGATTTATGTCCCATGTAGCAATCCAAAATTGCGTACTAAAGCTAGGTACATTAGGACGTCGAACACAGATGCTTCCCGAAAGGATAGGAAGTAAATGACCTTGATACAATGCAGCAAAGTTTCCCTGCGCCACTGCTACGTTTGCCACAATATCGTTTTTTAACGATGCTCCATAGTCACGCACTTTGCTAGGTGCCACAGTCAAGCGAAAGTCTTCCGTATGCGGCGGTGTAAGAACAGCATTTGGAGCACCTTCAACATTCCAGACTTCGCCAACTTTCATTGGTGAGTCTGTAGGCCAAGAGCGGCTACCATCAGAAGGCAATAGTCGAATTGCACTCCAATCAGAAAGACGAAGACCACCGATGCAAAGTCCCCCCTGCATCTTGGTTTTTCCTGTAATCACAACTTCCACAACTACCTCCTACGGTGTGATGTCTCGAACTGATAACTGACGTTGCTCTGTGAGAGCCGCGGCGACAATGCTTCGATGACATGCCTCAGGAGCACGCTCGACACAAAAAAGGGCAAGCCTGGCGCTGTCTGGAAACATCCCAAGAAAT of the Armatimonas rosea genome contains:
- a CDS encoding CBS domain-containing protein; translated protein: MNEDILAKRFITTFNFVEQHLRVSLGVPPEARFTQMTQKYFERRVDQKDRFDLDAFASIRNAITHSAEPLFSPSIVAVERIEAIFERMVNPKLIYPRFKVDVDCVALEDTLASVFNTIAQRDFSQFPVYSDKKFHGLLTENGLTRWVAQHVLHTSPSVNLDGATVADVLSLEQSQGTSQFVPKTMTVDEMRYCFAVAPDLEAVLITETGDSTEKLLGIATVYDLLELTLNSKEQRD
- a CDS encoding dual OB domain-containing protein, whose translation is MEVVITGKTKMQGGLCIGGLRLSDWSAIRLLPSDGSRSWPTDSPMKVGEVWNVEGAPNAVLTPPHTEDFRLTVAPSKVRDYGASLKNDIVANVAVAQGNFAALYQGHLLPILSGSICVRRPNVPSFSTQFWIATWDINLRLNGKAYYVVSWQDKTYKMPYVGVEQPVTVIPAGSLIRVSLARWFTPPSHTEEACYLQLSGWWL